The Qingshengfaniella alkalisoli sequence ACGTGATCTCGACATAAGTGCTGTCTTCGGATCCGTCATCATCGGTGGCCTGCACTTCGATACCAAGGTCGAGACGCACACCGGACCCGTCACCGTCGAAGCTGTCTTCCGCGCTTTCCAGAACCGCCGGTGCAGACAGGTCGACGTCCAGCTCATAGGCCAGTGCAACATCGAAATCGCCGGATATGACGCCATCTTCGTTTGTCGTGGCAGAAACGGAACCTGTCAGCGTGCTGGGCGGGTTCTGGGTCGAGAAGTCGGTGGGCAAGCGGACAACGATGTCTTCATATTCTGCCAGCGATCCGGAAAAATTGATGCTGCCATTCACATCGACATAGGTGGTGCCTCCATCATACGACACCTGCGTTCCGGGCGGCAGGTCAGACATCGAGAATGTAACGCCCGTGATGTGTTCGGACCCGTCGATATCGGTGGCAGCGGGCTGGAGCGCGTCAGAGGGGCGGAAATCAACCGGCGCGTCGGTTTCTGCCAGCGCCAGCGCGCCCGGACCTTCAAGCGTGATGTCGTCTTCCTGACGCACTTCGACTGTCAGCGGGACAGTGACATTGTCACCGAGGATGCTGGTGGCGGTGATGGTGCCGTCAAGGATACCTGTAGGTGCGTCGATCCGGCTTTGCGTTGAGAAGTCGGTCGGAAAGGTTATGACCAGCGCCTCGAATTCGGAATAAGATCCGGAAAAGGTAAAGGTCAGCGTCCCATCGGGCTGCGGCGTCAGTTCTCCTGCGCTTGCCGAAGCGCCCTCGGGCAAGCCATTGAGTTCGACAGTGAATGTCGCAAACTCTTCTGCAACGGCCCCCGCCTCTGCCGTAACAGTGTAATAATCCGCCAGACGGAAACTTACTTCCGCATCGGTTTCGTCAAGAATGACCAGGGCCTCACCGTCCGGATAAAGCGGGTCTATGTGGATGTTTGCCGGACCTGCGCGGCTGCCATGGAGTTCCCACTCGTCGCGCCACGGAAACACATATTCGGTCGGCGGCAACAGCGGGTGCCACGGAATGCCCACGAGGGGATCATTGACGAAAACCTGCTGCTCCGCCCCGCTGGACATCGATGCATCCGGGCCAGCGATCGAGTTGGGAACCTCGACAGCCTCGACATCGCCTATCTCGTTCCATTCGCTTTCGGGCGTCGCATAGTCGGTTGCGCGCGGCGAAGGAACGGTCACCTGCGTGTCTTCGAGTCTTAGCTGAATGTTGCGTTCGGCCGCACCAAGAAGGACATAAACGGAATAATCAGGCTGGATCAGGGCGATATGACCATCGACCAGTACGGGTCGCGAATAATCGATATCCGCGGGCAGTACGATCTGACCAGACTGGTTAGGAGATAGCAAAACGAGGCCGCCAATGTCCCGTCCCGCAGATTCCGCTTCGATCAGGGCTTTCAATTCGTCCCGAGTGGTTTGCGCGGATACCGAATCGATGTCGGCAACATCTTCGATTGTCGTGGTCATGGCACCCTTCCCTCAGGGTTAGCAAAGTCTTAAGCGACACATCATGCAAGGAAAACTTCACTCTATTCACGACGCTACGTCAAGGTGTGCCGGCAGGCGCGAAGAACATGGCAGGCACCCGATTTGGCCGCCCGGAACCGCAGAACAGAGCCGCTGGGTCGAACGGGTTCCGTCCTCGCTGCGCTTGTGTCACGATCCGGTCATCACACGTCCTCTGACCGCTCACAGCCAGATTCCTCTGCGGGCCAAGCGCCAAATGGCGCGGACTGATCGGCAAAAAATCGCCCATGGTGTCGCGTAGGCGACATTCCGCCCGGACTGTATGAGTTATGTATCAATCAGGTATTGTTTAAGGTGATTTGAGTACCAACATCAACGAGAGGTTCAGAATTCTGAACCTCTCGATTTCGGTTCAGCAATCGACCGAGTTCTGACCACTTGATCAAGAACAACAGCATCCCAGCACGTCTGCTCTCGGACGTCACTGGATATTGACCCGGCTTCACATCCGCAAACAGAATAGGCACCCCCCATCATTTTGACGGCATCGCGCGTCCTGTCCGGCCAGTTTCTGCTTAACCAGCACCAGAACTGAAGGAAGGTTTGCGTCCCTGCGCGTTGGGTCAAATACAGGGTCCAAGGGCAACCCAGTTCAGCGCGGAGCATCCATGGCAAAGATCGTCGTTTTCGGTTTCGACCTGACCGAAGCCTCACAGGTTCGTCGCATTCGCAGCCTGCGCAAGCTGGGTCACGACGTCAGCAGCCTTACCTTTCGACGCGGCAACATGAACGCGGATTTTCAACCTGAATGGAACAACACCGACCTCGGATACGCACCTAACGAGAGTTACGGGAAACGCATCGCGGCCCTGCTTCGGGCAATCCCTAGAATGGCAGGCGCACGAGAACAAATCGCGGCAGCAGACCTGATCATAGCGCGAAACTTCGACCTTCTGTTCCTGGCGCACCTGGCGCGACGGCGGTTCGGTGTTGGCGATACACCGCTCGTTTACGAGTGCCTCGATATCCATGGACTTTTTACCAGGACAGACCAGATCGGCCGTGCCATGCGGTATCTGGAACGCAAGCTTCTGGCGCGAACTCAACTGTTGGTCGTATCTTCGCCAGGCTTCGTCGAGAACTACTTCCGACCGACGCAAGGCTACACGGGCCCTGTTTCCATAGTGGAAAACAAGCTGTGGTTTGACGGGCAGAAACCCGCTCGCCCCATGCACCCTTCGCGTGTTGTGGGAGACGGGCCCCTTGTGCTGGGGTGGGTTGGTTCGATCCGCTGTGCGCCCAGCCTGAAAATCCTGGCAGAAACCGCGAAACGCATGGGCACAGATCTTCAGATCAAGATCCACGGCAATATCCACCGGCATGCCTTGCCCGAGTTCGACAAGACAATCGGTGACCTTCCCAATGTCGAAGTGTTCGGACCATACAGTTATCCCGGTGATCTGGCGCAAATATATTCGTCCTGCGATCTGGTATGGGCGCAGGATCTTTGGCAGCGCGGCGCAAACTCCGATTGGCTCTTGCCCAACAGAATATACGAGGCGAGCTGGTTTGGTTGTCCATCGGTTGCGGTCGCCGACACCCAGACAGGAAAGCATGTCGTTGACGGCGAGATGGGGCTGACCATACCGGAGGCGACCTCCGATGCACTGGTGCAGCTTCTGCATGGTCTTGAACCGGAACAAACGCAGGCGATGGCAGCCGCGCTCCTTGCAAAAGACGCGCGGCGATTTGAGTTGCACGCCGAAGATCTGACCACAGCACTCAACCCAGTGCTGCCATTCAAATCCAAAGTCGCGTAGTTGCTAGACCTCTACAAGTCGTGAGACACGACGTTGCAGCCTCTTTGCTGCATGACGCAATCGGGCTTTGACGATCTGTTTCCTGGGAATTGGTCGGTATCCCGGCAGTGCTGCACGACGCCGCAGCGCCGCTTGGCAGTCAGCCTCAAAACGCTGCCGCCAGTCATCGGTCTCTCCGCCAGCCGATCGCTGCACCTTGGGTTGAAAGACCATTTCGGTCGTTTCATGTTCAGGCATGGCAACACCCACATGTGCAGCTATAGCATTCATGGCCGCGCGAGGATCGGAAACGACATCTTCATACCACAGTTCCAAAACGGGCATTCGCAAGCCGGAATAGAAGGCGGTCCAGCGCGCATTGTCCTCGGCAATCCTGTTCAGCTTTTCCGTAATCAGATCATAGTCGTAATAACCCTCGGCACGTTCAGGCATGTCCGATATCCATGCGCCCGTCTGCTGCGCCCGGGCGAATGAAATCGCTTGCCGGGTAAGGTCGCGTCTGCGCAAGTGGATAAAATGATAAGACAACGGATCGGGCTCGTGCTGCAGAAACCGTTCAAGATGCTCGTAGTGCAGCTTGGTCGCGAACACACCGTTCGGTCCGGTGCGGACTGATTTGATATAGGCAAGCGTATCCGTCGCTTGCACCTGCTGTGCACGGCTCTCCCACACAGTCCAGTTGCCCGGGTTAAGATATTCCAGCGGGTAACCGAAAGCTCCGGTGGCCCGCATCTGATGCCCCAGAAAATGGCTTCCGCAACGTGGGGTGGTACAAATGGCAATGCGATACCTGAGCGTAGCCGGAGGAAAGTCGTTACCGGTATCGAACTGACGATCCCATAGCTCTTCCGAAACATCCACGGCAGAGGTTTCCTTCTTTGATCGGGCTGCTTCTGACATGAGGCGCGTCCTTCGCTCGTTTCTTTAGGCGGCGGCGTCCTGTACAGCAGGACAGGCACCTTACCGTTGGCGCCACACCGTATAGTGACACCCCCCAATACATAACTGCGAAACGCAGCGACGAAAGTCGTTTGCCTGCCTGCGCTGTCCTACCGCGCCCTTTTGTCGACGTGCTGCGGGGTTTTGCCTATGGATTAGGCAGTACTCCCCAGATTATCGGCCCAACCGCCGGCGCTAAGTACAACATTTTGTTTTTTAATCATTTATTTTACTGTTTTCTTTTTGGATACAGTGAAACCAATTTCGACAACTGCGCGTTGAATAACGCGAATATCCATCTAAACGACCGATTCTCAAGAAAAATTGGCTAAATTTTGCCGATGCAGAAAATCTTCCGCTGCAATTGCGAACGACTCGGCGAATACTGGGGTTACATCTGAGATCACCTGAAACTCCAGGAGCGAGCATATGTCGATATTGAATGATGTGGGCCGGACTTCATTTGCCCGCACCAAATCCCACGGGCCGCCCCGCGCCAACCGCCGTAATGGAGGTGCAGCGATCGGCGGGACAGCGAAGCGAATGCTGGATATCGCGATTGCATCACTGGCGCTGCTGCTGCTCAGCCCACTTCTACTGATGGTTGCCGTGGCGATTAAGGCAACATCACGTGGACCGGTTCTGTTCGGCCACACGCGCATCGGCCATGACGGCCAGGCTTTCCGTTGCCTCAAGTTCCGTTCAATGGTCGTGAATGGTGACGAGGTCCTGGATCAATACCTTGCGCAGAATCCGAAGGAACAGCATGTCTGGAAAACCGAACGCAAGTTGAAGCACGATCCTCGCGTGACGCGATTGGGGCATGTGCTACGTGCCTATAGCGTTGACGAACTCCCCCAGATCCTGAATGTGCTGTCAGGCAGCATGAGCATTGTCGGTCCACGCCCGGTCACACGCGATGAACTGAAACTCTATGGCGACTCGGTTGCATCATATCTGAGCGCCCGACCGGGGATTACTGGCCTCTGGCAGGTCAGCGGCCGCAGCGACCTAGGGTACGACGAACGTGTATCCCTCGACGTGTCTTATGTTCACGGCTGGTCCTTGAAACGCGACTTGGGGATCGTCCTTAAAACTGTGCCCGTGGTTCTCGGTGCACGCGGCTCCTATTGAGCCCCCGAATACAACGCCGACAATCAACCCTACCAGAGCTTTGCATGAGAAGATCCTATAAAATCATAGCGATATGTGCCGCTGCATTTGTCCTGTCGCCGGCAGCTTATGCGCAAGACATCGCGGTCGGTGTGAATGATCTTCTGAATTTGCGCGGCGCGATGTGGAACGCCGCAGATGGAACCGTTGAAGACCTGCCAAGCATAAGTGGCAGCTACTCAGTCGGCGGTGGAGGGACCATTTCCGTCCCGCTAGCGGGGTCAGTGGAGGTCGCCGGCAAGACGCCAAATCAAATCGCCGCGGAACTGGAAAAACTGATGGCAAACTATTCCGAGGTCGGTCGGGCGCCGCGGATCGCCGTCGGCGTCGAACGTTACGCGCCGATCTATCTTGCGGGCGATGTCGAAAGGCCGGGCGTCTACGACTTTGCGACTGGCATGACTGTCATAAAAGCCATTGCGCTTGGTGGCGGGTTGGAACGCGCGAAGCCCCTGGACGGAGAAGAACGCAACTACCTGCAGGCCAGAGGTGCCGCCAACGGCCTGCGCAAAGAACTGATGTATCTGGAGGCGCGCCGCGACAGGCTGAAGGCCGAAATCGAACAAGCTGCCACTCTTGACGCACCGGAGACGACTGACGAGCTGAATTCGATTCGCGGCGCTGAAATCGACATCCTGACGACCCGTAATGAACGCTATGCTCAACAGCACGCCTTTCTCGACAAATCCGAGGCCGCGCTAAAGGAATCCATCAGTGTCCTGGAACAGAAGCTGGACACCAATAACGAACAACTGGAAGCGGGTCGCGCCGAGCTGAAACGGGAAGAGCAGCTTGTCGAACGGGGGCTTGTCCCGCAAACGCGCCTGTTCGATCGGGTACGCTATGTCAGCGAATTGGAAAGCCGGCTGCTCGACATCGAACGATCTGTCCTGACCGCCCGAGAAGACCTGCGCAATGTAGAGGAAGACCGGCTGCAACTTGAGGCATCGCGCGCGGAAACAGCCGTGACCGACCTGCAAGAAGTCAACGCCAAGATCGCCGAGGCAGAAACCAAACTGGACGCGCAATACGCGCTGATGTCAGAAGCATTGGGCGAAAATGTGACACTGGAAAGTCTTGATGTGCATGCGGCCACCGGTCCCGAAATCACCGTGACGCGCAACCGTGGCGGCGAGAACCGCGCATTTCAGGCCGAACGCACCACTGAAATCCTGCCCGGTGACGTAATCGAGATTCGGTATCCGGACGTGCTGCCGACCTACAACTGAACGACCCATCCTCATTGGAGCCTTCCTTGAGCCAGACCTCCGAGACCGCCGACCCCGCGAAGGCCGGCCTCTACCATCCTCATTTGCGCAGTGGACGTTCACGTTCGGCCGTGTTCGGCGTACTGTGGTCGTCGTTGCATACGATGATCCCTGTTGTGAGTTCCACGCTGGTTTTCTTTGTCAGCGCGCTGTACTTGTCGCCCTCCGATCTGGGCTTGTTCAGCCTTGCCAGCAGCATCGTAATGACCGTCATCGCCTTGTCCCCAATCGCATTCGGGGAAGCGCTGGTGCAGCGGCAGAGCATCAGTCAAAGCTATGCCGACAGCGTTTTCTGGATGACGATGGGTGTGGGTGCGATCCTGTTCACGCCCTTCCTGTTGGCAGCCGGCCCATTATCGCGCTGGATGGGTGAACCGGCCATCGCTGCGCTGTTACCGGTCCTCGCGCTGCGTATTCCGCTGGAACTGGCAGCCGCAGTACCCAATGCGATGATCGTACGGTCGATGAAGTTCAAGATGGTGGCGTTGCGCACGACCATCGCCACATCGGTCAGCGTCGTTCTGACATTATCCCTTCTGTGGGCAGGCTACGGGTATTGGGCGCTTGCCATCAGTCAAGTCTGCGCAAGCTTGGTCATCTGCGTCATAGGGTTCTGGGCATCCGGCTGGCGTCCTGGGATCGAATTTGACCTTGGGGCGTTGCGTGAGCTTACGGGATACGGTCTTTTTGCATCGGGCACGCGGATGTTGACCACGATGCGGCTGGATCAGATCGTTCTGGGTGCACTTGGTGGCACGGCTCTACTG is a genomic window containing:
- a CDS encoding glycosyltransferase → MAKIVVFGFDLTEASQVRRIRSLRKLGHDVSSLTFRRGNMNADFQPEWNNTDLGYAPNESYGKRIAALLRAIPRMAGAREQIAAADLIIARNFDLLFLAHLARRRFGVGDTPLVYECLDIHGLFTRTDQIGRAMRYLERKLLARTQLLVVSSPGFVENYFRPTQGYTGPVSIVENKLWFDGQKPARPMHPSRVVGDGPLVLGWVGSIRCAPSLKILAETAKRMGTDLQIKIHGNIHRHALPEFDKTIGDLPNVEVFGPYSYPGDLAQIYSSCDLVWAQDLWQRGANSDWLLPNRIYEASWFGCPSVAVADTQTGKHVVDGEMGLTIPEATSDALVQLLHGLEPEQTQAMAAALLAKDARRFELHAEDLTTALNPVLPFKSKVA
- a CDS encoding lipopolysaccharide biosynthesis protein codes for the protein MSQTSETADPAKAGLYHPHLRSGRSRSAVFGVLWSSLHTMIPVVSSTLVFFVSALYLSPSDLGLFSLASSIVMTVIALSPIAFGEALVQRQSISQSYADSVFWMTMGVGAILFTPFLLAAGPLSRWMGEPAIAALLPVLALRIPLELAAAVPNAMIVRSMKFKMVALRTTIATSVSVVLTLSLLWAGYGYWALAISQVCASLVICVIGFWASGWRPGIEFDLGALRELTGYGLFASGTRMLTTMRLDQIVLGALGGTALLGLYFFAQRFYMMLTQLVGGALSSVTHALLSTLQSDQEKTRQAFGIASFAAGCISLPMFTLLALLAPDVMAVLFDPQWQEASIAVQMFCIIGCIAGISVVQGAFIRSQGRADWWFWYQCLQQLSSIVVILLTYRAGLQTMMIAIIIKSLLVWPVSVVMTTKLLGTGLFAYLRAFIAPAAATVAMTVAVLGLPYLLPGMLPLEALILRWLAAGLIYTAVLSLLAYPQIKNILRIISSKRETAA
- a CDS encoding polysaccharide biosynthesis/export family protein, giving the protein MRRSYKIIAICAAAFVLSPAAYAQDIAVGVNDLLNLRGAMWNAADGTVEDLPSISGSYSVGGGGTISVPLAGSVEVAGKTPNQIAAELEKLMANYSEVGRAPRIAVGVERYAPIYLAGDVERPGVYDFATGMTVIKAIALGGGLERAKPLDGEERNYLQARGAANGLRKELMYLEARRDRLKAEIEQAATLDAPETTDELNSIRGAEIDILTTRNERYAQQHAFLDKSEAALKESISVLEQKLDTNNEQLEAGRAELKREEQLVERGLVPQTRLFDRVRYVSELESRLLDIERSVLTAREDLRNVEEDRLQLEASRAETAVTDLQEVNAKIAEAETKLDAQYALMSEALGENVTLESLDVHAATGPEITVTRNRGGENRAFQAERTTEILPGDVIEIRYPDVLPTYN
- a CDS encoding Stf0 family sulfotransferase; this encodes MSEAARSKKETSAVDVSEELWDRQFDTGNDFPPATLRYRIAICTTPRCGSHFLGHQMRATGAFGYPLEYLNPGNWTVWESRAQQVQATDTLAYIKSVRTGPNGVFATKLHYEHLERFLQHEPDPLSYHFIHLRRRDLTRQAISFARAQQTGAWISDMPERAEGYYDYDLITEKLNRIAEDNARWTAFYSGLRMPVLELWYEDVVSDPRAAMNAIAAHVGVAMPEHETTEMVFQPKVQRSAGGETDDWRQRFEADCQAALRRRAALPGYRPIPRKQIVKARLRHAAKRLQRRVSRLVEV
- a CDS encoding sugar transferase codes for the protein MSILNDVGRTSFARTKSHGPPRANRRNGGAAIGGTAKRMLDIAIASLALLLLSPLLLMVAVAIKATSRGPVLFGHTRIGHDGQAFRCLKFRSMVVNGDEVLDQYLAQNPKEQHVWKTERKLKHDPRVTRLGHVLRAYSVDELPQILNVLSGSMSIVGPRPVTRDELKLYGDSVASYLSARPGITGLWQVSGRSDLGYDERVSLDVSYVHGWSLKRDLGIVLKTVPVVLGARGSY